One window from the genome of uncultured Tateyamaria sp. encodes:
- a CDS encoding ArsJ-associated glyceraldehyde-3-phosphate dehydrogenase — MTTYALNGLGRIGKLALKPLLERGCEIAFVNDALGDPAMHAHLLEFDTVHGRWDAEFAADEQSISINGTRIPALSTRRIEGLPLDGVDVVIDCTGVFKTEAALAPYFAAGVKKVVVSAPVKDGDTANIVYGVNSDAYVGQSIVTAASCTTNCLAPVVKVIHEGIGIAHGSITTIHDVTNTQTIVDRPAKDLRRARSALNSLIPTTTGSATAITLIYPELTGKLNGHAVRVPLLNASLTDCVFEVTRPTTVEEVNGLFETAANGPLRGILGYETRPLVSTDYVNDARSSIVDAPSTMVVNGTQVKIYAWYDNEWGYAHRLVDVAQMVGASL, encoded by the coding sequence ATGACAACTTATGCGCTGAACGGCCTGGGCCGTATCGGAAAACTGGCGTTGAAGCCTCTGCTTGAACGTGGATGCGAGATAGCCTTCGTGAACGACGCCCTGGGCGATCCGGCGATGCATGCGCACCTGCTGGAGTTTGACACCGTGCATGGGCGCTGGGATGCGGAATTTGCGGCGGATGAGCAGAGCATCAGCATCAACGGCACCCGTATCCCCGCACTGTCCACGCGCCGGATCGAAGGTTTGCCGCTGGACGGTGTGGATGTGGTCATCGACTGCACGGGAGTTTTCAAGACCGAAGCCGCGCTTGCGCCGTACTTTGCGGCTGGCGTGAAGAAGGTTGTCGTGTCGGCGCCGGTCAAGGATGGCGACACTGCGAACATCGTTTACGGGGTGAATAGCGACGCCTATGTCGGGCAATCAATTGTGACGGCTGCATCCTGTACGACCAATTGCTTGGCGCCTGTTGTTAAAGTGATACATGAGGGTATCGGGATTGCCCACGGGTCAATCACGACCATCCATGACGTGACCAATACACAGACCATTGTGGACCGCCCTGCCAAGGATCTGCGGCGCGCACGCTCGGCGCTGAATTCGCTGATCCCGACCACCACCGGCTCGGCCACGGCCATCACGCTGATCTATCCCGAACTGACCGGCAAGCTGAACGGACATGCGGTGCGGGTGCCGCTGCTGAACGCCTCGCTGACGGATTGCGTGTTCGAAGTGACGCGGCCCACGACGGTTGAAGAGGTCAATGGCCTGTTCGAAACCGCGGCCAATGGACCGCTGCGGGGGATCCTTGGGTACGAAACCCGGCCCCTGGTGTCGACCGACTATGTCAACGATGCGCGGTCGTCCATCGTGGATGCGCCCAGCACCATGGTCGTGAACGGGACCCAGGTAAAAATCTATGCCTGGTATGACAACGAATGGGGCTATGCCCACCGGCTGGTTGATGTTGCGCAGATGGTGGGGGCCAGTCTTTGA